One genomic window of Salvia miltiorrhiza cultivar Shanhuang (shh) chromosome 4, IMPLAD_Smil_shh, whole genome shotgun sequence includes the following:
- the LOC131021315 gene encoding protein SMAX1-LIKE 4-like, with amino-acid sequence MRAGGCAAQQTLSAEAAAVLKHSLSLARRRGHAQVTPLHVAATLLTSRSSLLRRACLKSQPPHHPLQCRALELCFNVALNRLPASPGPLLHAQPSLSNALVAALKRAQAHQRRGCVEQQQQQPPLLALKVELEQLILSILDDPSVSRVMREAGFSSTAVKANLDDCTASVFHCYNPSASASGGIYSTPNSPPSARPLPDFLSHHDITRLLHIMTSARPRRNVVVVADTSSMAETLVAQLISLVEKGDVPDQLKAARLVKFQFSAVPLVLMNKDEVDMNVADLKRKVDSFAAVGRVIVYIGDLKWAVDHGAAVDHLIAEIGKLLAWYNASNMKVWLMATANYQTYVKCQIKQPPLDAQWALQAVSVPSAGLALTLNAATPTSGSDSRIAFSENSSPVSDRKVLCLKEETDHVLTCCQECTSDYQKEAALRSIHHKSFSDKEHLPYWLKPHANHTLDKEDLDELRRKYNKQCQHVHLVGRNECYTSTNPSWLNKGSVLGDTETISFSYPAVKAGASTLPRFRRQQSCHIEFSFSKQEPNLDSLKMMEDKEVKITLALGSSYIDEVKHEHEKRTALHHLLRENLPWQLEAVPAIVDALMSRDKFVVLDGNDNVAKRRAALAAAESILGSSDLLLSFNMRNTENREMLQRALRDHDGKLVALVEFADPQIIRFLAEANRDSVFILTTDEASSNDTSSVIQMKLVVQEPHHLDHKRRADWELGGALAKSRRNSNEMEEVSSNGHGLDLNIRADEGEAKLSPISSEITVEPPLTFIKNRVVLNMGPEQDREAREALLWEFKRAFDETSRNNSFNVEEKVLEQVLKGAGLYVNSLFGKWLKDIFQTSLNGINCGERDKVSVRLCLVGEREREGERDKDGFKGTCLPKRIPVSYIG; translated from the exons ATGCGTGCAGGAGGCTGTGCAGCGCAACAGACACTCTCCGCGGAGGCTGCCGCCGTGCTGAAGCACTCCCTCAGCCTGGCCCGGCGCCGCGGCCACGCCCAGGTCACCCCGCTTCATGTCGCCGCCACACTCCTGACGTCCCGCTCCAGCCTCCTCCGCCGCGCCTGCCTCAAGTCCCAGCCCCCCCACCACCCCTTGCAATGCCGCGCCCTGGAGCTGTGCTTCAACGTGGCCCTCAACCGCCTCCCGGCCTCCCCCGGCCCCCTCCTCCACGCCCAGCCCTCCCTCTCCAACGCCCTCGTCGCCGCCCTCAAGCGCGCCCAGGCCCACCAGCGCCGCGGCTGcgtcgagcagcagcagcagcagcccccccTCCTCGCCCTCAAGGTCGAGCTCGAGCAGCTCATCCTCTCCATCCTCGACGACCCCAGCGTCAGCCGCGTCATGCGCGAGGCCGGCTTCTCCAGCACCGCCGTCAAGGCCAACCTCGACGACTGCACCGCCTCCGTCTTCCACTGCTACAACCCCTCTGCCTCCGCCTCTGGCGGCATCTACTCCACCCCCAACTCGCCCCCCTCCGCCCGCCCCCTCCCCGACTTCCTCTCCCACCATGACATCACCCGCCTCCTCCACATCATGACCTCCGCTCGCCCCAGGCGGAACGTCGTCGTCGTCGCAGACACCTCCTCCATGGCTGAAACCCTAGTCGCGCAGCTCATATCCCTCGTCGAAAAGGGGGACGTACCAGACCAGCTGAAGGCGGCGCGCCTGGTCAAGTTCCAGTTCTCGGCGGTGCCGCTGGTCCTCATGAACAAGGACGAGGTCGACATGAACGTGGCCGACCTCAAGAGGAAGGTCGACTCCTTCGCCGCCGTGGGCAGGGTCATCGTCTACATCGGTGACCTCAAATGGGCGGTGgatcacggcgccgccgtggatCACTTGATCGCCGAGATTGGGAAGCTTCTGGCTTGGTACAACGCCTCCAACATGAAGGTGTGGTTGATGGCGACGGCCAATTACCAGACTTATGTGAAATGCCAGATTAAACAGCCGCCGTTGGATGCTCAGTGGGCTCTTCAAGCTGTGTCCGTCCCTTCAGCCGGCCTTGCTCTCACCCTCAATGCTGCTACGCCTACAAG TGGGAGTGATTCAAGAATTGCATTCTCAGAGAACTCATCACCAGTTTCAGACAGGAAAGTGTTGTGTCTGAAGGAGGAAACAGATCATGTCCTCACATGTTGTCAAGAATGCACATCAGATTATCAAAAGGAAGCTGCCTTGAGATCAATCCACCACAAATCCTTCTCTGATAAAGAACACTTGCCCTACTGGCTCAAACCGCATGCCAATCACACACTTGAcaag GAAGATTTGGATGAGCTGCGGAGGAAGTATAACAAGCAGTGCCAGCATGTGCATCTTGTTGGGAGGAATGAGTGCTACACCTCAACAAATCCATCTTGGTTGAATAAGGGCAGCGTGTTGGGTGATACCGAGACGATATCCTTCTCGTACCCTGCTGTGAAGGCGGGCGCCAGCACTCTGCCCCGGTTCAGGAGGCAGCAGTCGTGCCACATCGAGTTCAGCTTCAGCAAGCAGGAGCCTAATCTGGACTCCCTGAAGATGATGGAGGACAAGGAGGTGAAGATCACGCTGGCCTTGGGGAGTTCGTATATTGATGAAGTCAAACACGAACACGAGAAGAGGACTGCCCTGCACCACCTGCTCAGGGAGAACTTGCCGTGGCAGCTGGAAGCCGTCCCTGCCATCGTGGATGCATTGATGAGCCGCGACaagtttgttgtccttgatgggAATGACAATGTGGCCAAGAGGAGAGCTGCTCTTGCAGCGGCAGAGTCCATTCTTGGCTCCTCGGATCTTCTCCTTTCGTTTAACATGAGAAACACTGAGAATCGCGAGATGCTTCAGAGGGCGTTGAGGGATCATGATGGGAAGCTGGTTGCACTTGTTGAGTTTGCTGATCCTCAGATCATCAGGTTTCTTGCTGAGGCCAATCGGGATTCCGTATTCATCCTCACCACGGATGAGGCAAGCTCCAACGACACGAGCTCTGTGATCCAGATGAAGCTAGTTGTCCAAGAACCTCATCATCTTGATCACAAGCGGAGAGCAGACTGGGAGTTAGGGGGGGCCTTGGCCAAGAGCCGGAGGAACAGCAATGAGATGGAAGAGGTGTCCTCAAATGGGCATGGCCTCGACCTCAACATACGAGCTGATGAGGGCGAGGCCAAGCTAAGCCCCATCTCAAGTGAGATCACAGTGGAGCCGCCCCTCACGTTCATCAAGAATCGCGTTGTGCTAAACATGGGGCCGGAGCAGGACAGGGAGGCGAGGGAGGCGCTGCTGTGGGAGTTCAAGAGAGCCTTCGATGAGACGAGTAGGAACAACAGTTTCAATGTGGAGGAGAAGGTGTTGGAGCAAGTTTTGAAAGGGGCGGGGCTATACGTCAACAGCTTGTTTGGGAAATGGCTGAAAGACATTTTCCAAACGAGCTTGAATGGCATCAATTGTGGGGAGAGGGACAAGGTTAGTGTTAGGCTGTGTTtagtaggagagagagagagagagggagagagagacaaGGATGGATTCAAAGGGACATGTCTTCCCAAAAGGATCCCAGTTTCTTACATAGGTTGA